TTCAGAGAATGGCGCACCAGATGCACGATGCATGTCTGGACCATGGCGTCCGGGAAGGCCGCCGTGATCGCTTCGGGGAAGCCCTTGAGCCCGTCGACGACGGCGATCAGGATGTCCTGCACGCCCCGGTTCTTCAACTCGTTCATCACCGAGAGCCAGAACTTGGCACCCTCATTCTCGGCGATCCACAGGCCCAGAACCTCACGGCTCCCATCACGGGTGACGCCCAAGGCGACGTAGACCGCCTTGTTCTTCACCGTTCGGCTGTCGGCATCACGGATCTTCACCCGCAGCGCGTCGAAGATCACGATGGGATACATCCGGTCCAGCGCGCGGCTCTGCCATTCCCTGACCTCGTCCAGAACGGCGTCGGTGACGCGGCTGATCAGGTCGGGGGAAACCTTCAGGCCGTAAAGATCGAGCAGGTGGGCCTGGATGTCCCGCACCGTCAGCCCGGCCGCATAAAGCCCGACGATCTTGTCATCGATTCCATCGATCCGGGTCTGGCCCTTCTTCACCAGCTCCGGCTCGAAGCTGCTGTCGCGGTCGCGGGGCACCGCCAGCGGCAGTTCGCCGTCCTGACCCTTCAGCACCTTGGTCGAGGCGCCATTCCGGCGGTTGGTCTGACCGGGTGGAGCGTCTTTGCCTTCCTCGTAGCCAAGATGCGCTGTCAGTTCGGCACCCAGCATCCGCTCCATGAGCTTGATCTTCAGCTCTTTCATCAGCCCGGCATCGCCGAGCAGGTCTTCAGGGCGCTCCACGCCCTTCAACAGTTCGTCCAGAATTTCTTTCGAGATGCTCATTCATGCTTCCTTTCGGTGAAGCATGAACCGGATCAGTCATACACAGAAGATCGGACACTCTCATACGCGGTGCTTACCCTTGGCACCTCGCCACTTCCGTTCGTTCGCATTGGTCGCGCGGTTCGTTACCGCCTGCGCGATGTCGTAGAGTGTGAGCGGCGTGGTCTGGTTGCGCAACGAACACGAGGCGAGAAGGAAATACCGCGATGAACCCGCTCGCTGACCAGTTGGCCACGTTCGACGTGCACCCCGATGACCGCGCGTTACTCGACAAGATCGCTACCCGGTACTCACATACGACCGAAAGCGGTTGCTTCACCCAAGGGCGAGACGGTGATGAACCTCGCGCTCATGCGCCAGATTGATGAACAATTCCTTGAGACAGCAAGCACGCCGAACCCGGCTACCAAAATCCAACCCGCAGACTCACGTTATGAACGTGGGACCAGCAGGGGGCAGGTCAGCTGCAGGAAACCCAACGAAACGATGCCCCAGGCACACAGAAACGAACCGCGGCGCCGCTGATCAGAATTATGCTTGTTCCCCACGCCAATGACGGATAAACCCGCCGGCGGAGACGTGGCCGAGTGGTCGAAGGCGCTCCCCTGCTAAGGGAGTAAACGGGGAACCGTTTCGAGGGTTCGAATCCCTTCGTCTCCGCCATTTCACGGCTAACCTGCTGATATAAAACGATACTGGTTTTCGGGAAGGCCGAAATCCGCGCCCTGGTACAGTCAACTGGTACAGTGAGGGCAAGGATGGCCACGATACCAAGGCTGGTTACACGCGGGCGAACCTTCTATTTTCGCGCCTCGGTTCCACAGGATTTGTGGGATGCTGCGGGCCGAAAAGAGGTTAAGATTTCGTTAAGGACTGCTGAGCGATCATTGGCTCTCATGCGATGCCGCACGATCAGCAATCATGTTGATCTCGTGGTGACGGAGGCGCGGAGGATGGTTCAGGGTCAGGACACAGCAATAGATCAGGCGATCCGCGACTATTTCCGTGAGGCGCTGGACTGGGGTCAGGAGTTTGCCGACATCTTCGCGCCCGAAGCTGAGGTGGATGTTGAGGATTGCATCGCCACCCTTGAGACACGGCTCGCCCTCCTTCGTCGGCGTCTTGCGGTCCGCTTCTGCGCGAAGACCTGTTCATCCTGCTGGACGCGCTTGGGGACGATCCCCGCGCCCTCAGGGATCGGGCCTTGCTGCTGATCGGGTGGGCAGGTGGTTTTCGATCCTCCGAGTTGGTTGGACTTGATCTGAATGATGTCGAAGAGGTCCGGGAAGGGCGAGTGCTGCACCTGCGCCGCTCCAAAACCGATCAGATGGGGCAAGGCCGCAAGATCGGCATTCCGCTTGGTCGAACCCGCCATTGCCCAGTCGCCGCGTTGTCGGCGTGGCTGGGTATCCTCAACAAGGACGAAGGCCCAATCTTTCGCCCCGTTGACCGCCACGGGAATGTGCAACCCGACCGCTTGCGCGCCGACGCCGTGTCCACCATCCTGGAGTTCCCCCGGTTTGGTAGACGGTTATGGGCTTAGAGATTCCAGCCCTTCAGCAGCGGTCCTTTCATAGTTGATCGGTGACTTATACCCCAAAGCCGAATGTCGGCGAGAGGGGTTGTACCAGCCTTCGATGAACTCGAAGCAGGCAACGCGGGCCTCGGCCTTGGTGCGGAACTTCCTGCGTTCGAGCAACTCACATTCGAGGGTGGCGAAGAAGCTCTCGCACATGGCGTTGTCGTAACAATCGCCCACCGATCCCATCGACGGCCTGACACCCATTTCCTTGCAGCGCAGCCCAAAGGCGACCGACGTGTATTGCGACCCCTGATCCGAATGATGGATCACACTCGATGGCTTTCGCTGCGTGACGGCCATGTTCATCGCATCCAGTACCAGTTGCGTTCTCTGCCGTGTGCCCATGGCCCAGCCGACAACACGGCGGCTGAAGGCATCCAGTACGACAGCCAGATACAGAAAGCCCGCCCAGGTCGGCACAAAGGTGATGTCGGCCACCCAAAGCACGTTCGGCGCATCAGCATAGAAGTTGCGATCCACCAGATCGGCGGCAGGGCGCACCCTTGGATTACGTTCGGTGGTCACCACGAACTTGCGTCGGCTGACGCCTCTCAAGCCCTTGGCTAGCATCAGCCGCTCGACACGCTTGCGACCAACGAAGATGCCTTCATCGGCCAGCTCGGCGTGAATGCGGGGCGCCCCATAGGTCTCTTTCGATGCCTTGTGGATCGTCGCGATCCGCTTGCTCAACGCCTCATCGGCAACCTGGCGAACACTCGGCGGGCGGCTGTGATAGGCATAGAACCCGCTGCGGGACACCCCCAGCGTGCGTGACATCATCTGGATCGGGTACTCGGCCTGATTTGCGGTCATGAACTCGAAGACCTGCGCGATGTCACGTCGTTTTGTGCAAACCAGGCCGCGGCCTTTGAGAGGATATCGCGCTCCTGGCGCAACTGCTTCACCTCACGCCGAAGCTGGCGCAGCTCGTCACGTTCTGCACTGGTCAGGCTGCTCGGATCATCACCATCATCGGCAGTTGCCTGCCTGACCCACTCGTGGATCGTGGCAGCGCAGGGTTCATACTCCCGCGCCAAACTTTCAACACTGCGCCCGGTGCGCACAAGCGCAACCATCTGCTCCCTGAATTCCGCAGGGTACGGGTTCCTCGTTCTCGGCATGACAAACACTCTCCTTCATCAGTGAAAAGGTGTCCATCAAACCGGGGGAACTCCAACTCCACTTTGGGAAGTACTTAGGCATTACCAGGAAGCGTAAGAGGCCACCGACAGCCGCACGACAGGCTGCCAACTTCTTCAGCCGTGAGTGATCTGACAAACCACGGCTTGCGGCCCGAAGCAGCCGTATCAGCGGCTCTCCGCGAGTGGCCGGTTTCAGCCCAAAGACGACATTGATCTGATCTACTCGAGTCGGGACAAAAAATGCCGCCAAACTTTCCATCAACTCTCAAGGAACCCGTATACTCGATTTAGTGTCGCAATAAGTCCTTGGAAAAAACCCGGCGCGGTTACCTGAGCCAATCTTCGCGCTGTCGCCTTACCTTGGCGTGGCGGCGCTCGGTGGCAACCAGTGTCTTTTTTCATACGTGTAGCCAAGCTTGCGAAGGAACTTGCCGATGGCGTTGGGGTGGGCCTGTACCCCAGTTGCGGCGAGCAGGGCCGCAGCAAGTTCGGACATCGTGATATCACCGTCCTGGCCGATGATCTCGGCAAAGAAGGCCCGGTGCGGGTCGAGCTTTCCCTTCCCCCTGGGGCGGCCCTGCGGCGCTACTCGCGCCTGACCCGTGCGCCGAATGGACCGTGCCCATCGCGCACCGGTCGCCGGTGACAGCGTCAGTCGCAACGCTGCCGCCCGCCCGCTTAACCCATCTTCAATCAATCTCTTAAACCGCGCCCGAAGCGCCTCAGGCAAAGGTGCCGACATGATCCATCCTCCTGAAAAAGAGGATTCACAAAATCAGCGGGATGGGAATCCCTGCGATTCAGGTTTCAGGTGGAACGCTTTAGCTCACAGTTCCTTGCCCTGCTTCACTGCGTTCCCCCTCTGGGTTGTGGACGAGATCCAAACCGCACAAGGGCGATTGCATCGTGGCAAGCCGCACCTTGGACACTGACGCTGCTATCAGTGAATTGGTCCGCTTGGCAACTTACACCGGCTGAATGTCACGCGGCGAAGACGGCGCAGAGAGGTTCGCCGCCCGGCCTGCCCCGGGATCGGGCATCGCCGCGCATTGGGTGGCCGGCACGCCAATCATGTCCCGATGGCCAGCCGGGTCCGGCCGCGTAAAGACCAACGAACCCGCCGGGGTCCGTGGCCCAGCCGTTTGCGGGATTGGATAGTGTCAGGGTTTACCTGCACTTGCGCTCCAACAGCCAAACCGGATTGGCGACTTCGATCATCTAGGACGATGCGGACAACGGAACCGGCGTCACTCGGTTTTGGGGGCGCCCTGATCCGCCCGATCCAGGATCTGCGACAGGCGGAACCAGAAGAACTCGGACCCCATGTATCCTTCGAGCCGGCCGCGTTCGGCGCCGTCCTCGACCAGCACGAAGGTCGGCGTGAAGATGACCGGCGAGGCAAAGGTTATGTCCGCGGGCAGGTTGTGGATATCGGCCCGGCGCAGGGGGGCGCGGCGGCCTTCCTCGGTCTTGGGATAGGCGGGTGCGATTTCGGCATTCCACCTTGCGCACCATTCACAGCCCTCGCGTTCGACCATGACCAGTTCCATCGCGCCGGCCGTCAGCGGGAATACGATCAGCAAGAAGGCCAGAACACGGAGCATGGGAGAGCCGATTGACGTCCAAACACGCATCACATATTCATGATAGGAAATTTTCTCAAGGAGTCCATGGGGATCGCGACATGATGGATGTTTCGATTGTCAGTGCGCTCGTTGGCGGTCTGATCGTGTTCTTCTCGCCCTGCGTGCTGCCGATCGTGCCGTTCTATCTCAGCTACATGGCCGGGGCGTCGATGTCCGAGATCAGCGCCGAAGGCGAACTTGCGCCGGGCGTGCGCCGGCGCGCCTTCCTGGCTTCGGTGATGTTTTCGCTGGGAATCATCACCGTCTTCGTGCTGCTGGGGGCGGCTGCCTTCGGGCTGAGCAAGGCGTTCCGCAGCCACCAGACCGAGTTTCGCCTGGTCGCGGCGCTGATCGTGCTGGTCATGGGGCTGCATTTCCTCGGCGTTCTGCGCATCGGCTTTCTCAACCGCGTGTTTCAGGTCGAGGCGGGCGACACAACCAACATGTCGGTTGCCGGCGCCTATCTGGTGGGTTTCGCCTTTGCCGCCGGCTGGACCCCCTGCGTCGGCGGCGTGCTGACGGCGGTGGTGTTCACCGCCAGCACCGAGGCGACGGCGATGCGCGGGCTGGTGCTGATGCTGGTGTTCGGATTTGCGATGACGGCGCCTTTCGTCGTGGCGTCGCTGTTCATCGGGCCGTTCCTGCGCTTCGTGTCGAGGTTTCGCAGGCATCTGCCCAAGGTCGAAAAGGCGATGGGCCTGCTGCTGATCCTGTTCGCAGTGCTGATCGCCACCGACAGCGTGAATTACATCGCGCAATGGATGCTCGACACGTTTCCGGTCTTCCGGAACATCTAGACCATGAGGAGGCTTCCCATGACCCGACTGCTGACCCTGATCACCGCCCTGTTCCTGGCATGTCCGGCCCTGGCCGCGGAAATCGGCGATGACGGCCTGCACAAGACCGGCTGGATGCGCGACACGTTCAAGGATCTGCCCGCCGATCTGGACGAGGCCAACGCGGAGGGCAAACGCCTGATGATCCTCGTCGAGCAGCGCGGCTGCATCTATTGCGCACGGATGCATGAAAACGTGTTTCCGCGTCCCGAAATCGACAGCTATATCCGCGACAATTTCTTCGTGGTGCAGATGAACCTGCATGGCGACACCGAGATCACCGATTTCGACGGCGAGAGCCTGACCGAGAAACAGGCGGTGCGCAAATGGGGGCTGCTGTTCACGCCCTCGGCCCTGTTCCTGCCCGAGGAGGTGTCCGCCGGCCAATCCGCCGCCGACGCGGCGGTGGCGCTGATGCCGGGCGCCTTCGAGGCGGGGACCACGCTCGACATGCTGACCTGGGTGAACGAGAAGCGCTATGACCTCGACGGCGACGAAGATTTCCAGCGCTATCACGCGCGCCGCATCAAGGAGCGGGGCACCCCCGACTGACCATGACCTGACCACGGCCCGGCCCCGGGGAAACATTCGCGCATCGGAATTCGACCTTGATATATGCGGCCGGGCCTCTAATGATGCATGAAAAATATGTGTTGGGAGGACGCATGAAACAGATAATCGCGACAGTCATTGCCGTCGCCGTTCCGGCCATGGCCGCCACGGCGGACGAAACCGCGCCCGCAGACGTGGTCAACGCGGATGGCATTGTCGAACAATCCCTGACCGGCGTTCCCGGCGATCCGGAGAACGGCGCGGTCATCATGAAGACCAAATCCGCCGGCAACTGCATTTCCTGCCACGAGGTGACGGCGCTGAAGGATGCGCAATGGCACGGCAATATCGGCCCCGTGCTGGACGGTGCCGGCGACCGCTGGGAAGAGGCGCAGCTGCGCGCGATCCTCACCGATGCCAAGTCGGTGTTCCCGGATTCGATGATGCCGTCCTACTACAAGGTCGACGGCTTCACCCGGCCGGGCGACGCGTTCACGGGAAAGGCACCCAGCGGGCCGCTTGAACCGCTGCTGAACGCACAGCAGATCGAAGATGTGATCGCCTTCCTTCTGACCCAGAAGGAAAGCTGACGGAAACCTCCGGGAGACGAGAATGGAACTGACAAGACGCGAAACACTGATAATCGGGGCGGCGGCGCTGGCCGTGGCGGCGGTGCCGCTGCGGGCGCGTGCGGCAACGGTCGATGACCTGATCGCCGAATTCACCGGCGGCGCCGATGTCGCCGAGGGCGGGGTAGAACTGGATGCCCCCGAAATCGCCGAGAACGGCAACACGGTCCCGATCGAGGTCGGCGCCGAGGGCGCCTCGGCGATCATGGTACTGGCCGCCGGCAACCCGACACCGCCCGTGGCGACGTTCAATTTCGGCCCCTTGTCCGGCGCCAGCCGGGCCAAGACACGCATTCGCCTCGCCGGCACCCAGGACGTGATCGCGGTGGCCAAGCTTGCCGATGGCAGCTTTGCCCGCACCAGCAAGAACGTGAAGGTGACGATCGGCGGCTGCGGCGGCTGAGCGAAAGGAGAACAGGACGATGGCAAAGAATGTACGCCCCCGGGTGAAAGTCCCGAAAAAGGCGGCGGCGGGCGAGGTGATCACCATCAAGACGCTGATCAGCCACACGATGGAATCCGGCCAGCGCAAGGACAGCGACGGCAACGCGATCCCGCGTTCGATCATCAACCGTTTCGTGGTCGATTTCAACGGCGAGAACGTGCTCGATGTGACGCTCGAACCGGCGATCTCGACCAATCCCTATTTCGAGTTCGAGGCCGTCGTGCCGGAAGCGGGAGAGTTCAAGTTCACCTGGCATGACGACGACGGCGCGGTCTACGAGGACGTGCACGCGATCGAACTGGGCTGACCGGAGGACGGAGCACGCCTCGCCCCGGCATGGGGCGGGGTGGATCAAGGGAGGGAAAAGACAAGATGAAAAGAACCGCAGGGACGGTCCTTGCCGCCGTGCTTCTGGCGGCCCCCGCCTTCGTGGCGGCGGACCCGGACGACGATACGCTGGTCGTGAACGGCGAGATCGAGATAACGACCAAGACAGCCGCGCCGGCGCATATGCAGGACACCGGGATCGAAACGATCATGTCGGGCTGGCATTTCCGCGAGGACGAAACGCAGGCGTTGCAGATGGACGATTTCGACAACACCGGCATGATCTTTGTCGAGCGGGCGCAGGAAGTCTGGGACACGCCGGAAGGCAGCGCGGGCAAATCCTGTGCCTCGTGCCATGACGACCCGGCTGAATCCATGCGCGGCGTGCGCGCGGTCTATCCGAAATGGGACGACGACCGGCAAGAGGTCAAGACCATCGCCATGCAGGTCAATGAATGCCGCAGCGAACGGATGGGCGCCGAGCCCTACAAGTATGACAGCGCGCCGATGGCGGCGATGGAGGCGCTGATCACGGTGCAGTCGCGCGGCATGCCGATGAACGTGGCGATCGACGGCCCGGCCCGCGAGACCTGGGAAAAGGGCAAGGAGATCTATTATACCCGCTATGGCCAGCTTCAGCTGGCCTGCGCCAATTGCCACGAAGACAATTACGGCAACATGATCCGCGCCGACCATCTCAGCCAGGGCCAGACCAACGGCTTTCCTGTCTATCGCCTGAAGAACACCAAGCTGAATACCGTGCATGGGCGTTTCAAGGGCTGCATCCGCGACACCCGCGCCGAAACCTTCGCGCCGGGCAGCCCGGAACTGGTTGCGCTTGAGCTTTATGTCGCCAGCCGCGGCAACGGCCTGTCGGTCGAAGGGCCGTCGGTGCGCAACTGACACCTCTCTCCCCGCGCCGTCAGCGATGGCGCGGGGAGCCCGGGCGAAAGAGTTTTCACCAAGCCGCGTGCAAGGCGCACATGAGGAGGACCGCGATGATCTCGCGTCGTGATTTTCTGCAGACCGCCATGGCGGCCAGCGCGATCTGGGGGGCGTCGGCCTATGGCAACTGGGGGCGGCTGGCGGCGCAGCAGGCGCTGACCCAGGACCAGCTGCTCGAATTCGACACTTTCGGCAATGTCAGCCTGATCCACATCACAGACATTCACGCCCAGCTGAAACCGATCTATTTCCGCGAACCCGAGGTCAACCTGGGCGTCGGTCCCAACAAGGGCGCTGTGCCCCATCTCACCGGCGCCGATTTCCGCAAGCTCTACGGGATCGAGGATGGCAGCCCGTCGCAATACGCGCTGACCTATGACGATTTTTCCGCGCTGGCCCGCGCCTATGGCCGCATGGGCGGGCTCGACCGGGTCGCCACGGTCATCAACGCCATCCGCGCCGCGCGTCCCGACGCGCTGCTGCTGGATGGCGGCGACACCTGGCACGGCTCCTATACCTGTCACCACACGCAGGGGCAGGACATGGTCAACGTGATGAACGCGCTCAGGCCCGACGCGATGACCTTTCACTGGGAATTCACCCTCGGTTCGGACCGGGTGCGCGAGATCGTCGAGGGGCTGCCCTTTGCCGCGCTGGGGCAGAATATCTTCGATGCCGAATGGGACGAACCCGCCGAGCTGTTCGAACCCTACAGGTTCTTCGAACGCGGCGGCGTCAGGATCGCGGTGATCGGGCAGGCCTTTCCCTATATGCCGATCGCCAATCCCGGCTGGATGTTCCCCGAATACAGTTTCGGCATCCGCGACCAGCACATGCAGGAAATGGTCGAGGAGGTGCGCGCGCAGGGCGCGGAACTTGTCGTGTTGCTGTCGCATAACGGTTTCGACGTGGACAAGAAGATGGCCGCGCAGGTCAAGGGCATCGATGTCATCCTGTCGGGGCACACCCATGACGCCCTGCCCGAACCGGTGCTGGTGGGCGAGACGATCATCGTCGCCAGCGGCTCGAACGGCAAATTCGTCAGCCGCGTCGATCTCGACGTGCGCGACGGGCGCATGATGGGGTTCCGCCACCGCCTGATCCCGGTGTTTTCCGACGTGATCGCACCGGACCCCGAGATCGCCGCGCTGATCGACGAACAGCGCGCGCCATATGCCGACAAGCTGGCCGAGGTGATCGGGCAGACCGACAGCCTGCTCTACCGCCGGGGCAATTTCAACGGCAGCTGGGACGACCTGATCTGCGATGCGCTGATGAGCGAGCGCGATGCCGAGATCGCCATGTCGCCCGGCGTCCGCTGGGGGCCGTCGCTGCTGCCCGGGCAGGACATCACCCGCGAGGATATCTTCAACGTCACCTCGATGAGCTATGGCGCGGCCTATCGCACCGAGATGACGGGGGAGTATCTCAAGATCGTGCTCGAGGACGTGGGCGACAACATCTTCAACCCCGATCCCTATTACCAGCAGGGCGGCGACATGGTGCGGGTCGGTGGGCTTGGCTACCGGATCGACATCACCAAGCCGCAGGGCGAACGGATTTCCGACATGACGCTGCTGCGCAGCGGCGAGGCGATCGACCCGGCCAGGTCCTATACGGTCGCCGGCTGGGCGTCGGTCAACGAGGGCACCGAGGGGCCGCAGATATGGGACGTGGTGGAAAACCATATCCGCAAACAGAAGACCGTTTCCATTCCGCCGAACCAGTCGGTCACGGTCGTGGGCGCCTGAGACCGAGCAATCACCGGGAGGACCAACAGATGAAGAAACGACTGGCAGCCGCATTCATGGGCATCCTGGTCGCGACCTCGGCCCTGGCCGAAGGCGTGACCCACCATATCGCCGTTCATGTGAACGTGGACGATGCCACGGTGATGAATGTCGCCCTGAACAACATCGCCAATCTCAACAAGTATTATCAGGAGCAGGGCGACGATCTGGTCGTCGAGGTCGTGACCTACGGGCCGGGCCTGAACATGGTGCTGGCAGGGAAAAGCCCGGTCGCCGACCGGATCTCGGCAATGTCGCTGGAGATGGACAACCTGACATTCGCCGCCTGCGCCAACACCCACCGGGCGATGAGCAAGAAGGCCGGCGAGGATGTCGTGCTGCTGGACGAGGCGACCATGGTGCCCTCGGGCGCGGTGCGCCTGGTCGAGCTGCAGGAACAGGGCTATTCCTACCTGCGACCCTGAAGGAAGATGAACGTCCGCCAAGGCCGGATACGACGATGGAGAATGACATGAGTTACCGGACATCGCGCCGGGCGCTGCTCAAGGGCGGGATGGCCGCCGGGGCTTTCGCCGCGACCACCGGCACGGCACGGGCCGCCGAATCCGATCCGCTGATCACCGAACCGCAATTCTGGGCGCAGGGGTTCGGCGACGGGGTCGATGCCACCCCCTACGGCCTGCCGATCGAGTTCGAATCCGACGTGATCCGCCGCAATGTCGAATGGCTGACCGCCGACACGATCAGTTCGATCAACTTCACGCCGATCCATGCGCTCGACGGCACCATCACGCCGCAGGGCTGCGCCTTCGAGCGGCATCATTCCGGCGCCATCGAACTGCGCAAGGACGATTACCGGCTGATGATCAACGGTCTTGTCGATAAGCCGCTGGTCTTCACCTATGACGATCTCGAAAGGTTCCCGCGCGAAAACCACGTCTATTTCTGCGAATGCGCCGCCAACAGCGGCATGGAATGGGCAGGCGCGCAGCTGAACGGCGCGCAGTTCACCCACGGCATGATCCACAACATGGAATATACCGGCGTGCCGCTGAAGACCCTGCTGACCGAGGCCGGGCTTGGTGCCGCGGGCGACCTGGCGGGCAAATGGGTCTATGTCGAAGGTGCCGATGCGTCCTCGAACGGGCGTTCGATCCCGATGGAAAAGGCGCTCGAGGATTGTCTGGTCGCCTTCAAGGCCAATGGCGAGGCGCTGCGCAAGGAACATGGCTATCCGGTGCGGCTCGTGGTGCCCGGCTGGGAAGGCAACATGTGGGTAAAATGGCTGCGCCGCATCGAGGTCATGGACGCCCCCGTCGAGGCCCGCGAGGAAACCAGCAAATATACCGACACGCTGGCCGACGGCACCAGCCGCAAATGGACCTGGGTGATGGATGCCAAATCGGTCATCACCTCGCCCAGCCCGCAATCGCCGATCACCCATGGCGGCGGGCCGCTGGTGATCAGCGGGCTGGCCTGGTCGGGGCATGGCGCGATCACCCGCGTGGACGTGAGCAAGGATGGCGGCAAGACCTGGCAGACCGCCCGACTGGCGCGACCCGGCGAGAAACGTGCGCTGACGCGGTTCTATCTCGATACCGACTGGGACGGCCAGGAGATGCTGCTGCAAAGCCGCGCCATCGACGACACCGGCTATGTCCAGCCCACCAAGGACCAGCTGCGCGAGGTGCGCGGGCTGAATTCGATCTATCACAACAACGGTATCCAGACCTGGTTGGTGAACCCGGACGGAAAGGCGGAGAATGTCGAAGTCTCGTAACATCGTTCTGGGCGCGGTGCTTGCCGCCGGTGTGACCGGCCCGGTTCTGGCCGGACCCCTGGGGCTGGGACGGCCCGCAACCCCCGACGAGATCGCGGCCTGGGACACGGATGTCCGCCCCGACGGCACCGGCCTGCCCGACGGCGAGGGCGATGTCTGGACCGGCGAGGAACTGTTCGAGGCGAATTGCGCGGTCTGCCATGGCGATTTCGCCGAGGGCGTGGACAACTGGCCGCAACTGGCGGGCGGCTTCGGCACGCTGGACCAGGACGATCCGGTCAAGACCGTCGGGTCCTACTGGCCCTACCTCTCGACCACCTGGGACTACATCTACCGCTCGATGCCCTATGGCAACGCCCAGAGCCTCGAACCGGTCGATGTCTATGCGCTGGTCGCCTATATCCTCTATTCCAACGATCTTGTTGACGACGATTTCGTGCTGTCGCGCGACAATTTCCTGGACGTGGAGATGCCCAATGCCGGTGGTTTCCGCGTCGATGACAGGGCGGAAACCGAGTATCCGCTCTGGCGGGGCGAGCCCTGCATGGAAAACTGCAAGGACGCGGTCACGGTCACCATGCGCGCCGCGGTGCTGGACGTGACGCCGGATGATGGCGCAGAATGACACTCATGGACCGGCCCCGCATGTGGCGGGCCGGCATGCTGTGACAGCTATGATGGGAGACAGCCGATGAAGAAACTTGCATTTCTCGCCACCCTGGCATTCGCGGCGGCGCCGGCGCTGGCGCAGGAGGGCGCGACCACCTACGATTTCGACGGCACCTTCGAGGATGCGACCTTTGCCGTGGAAAACGCCATCGTCGGCGAGGGCCTGGTGATCGACTATACCAGCCATGTCGGCGAC
This is a stretch of genomic DNA from Pukyongiella litopenaei. It encodes these proteins:
- the soxA gene encoding sulfur oxidation c-type cytochrome SoxA, whose product is MKRTAGTVLAAVLLAAPAFVAADPDDDTLVVNGEIEITTKTAAPAHMQDTGIETIMSGWHFREDETQALQMDDFDNTGMIFVERAQEVWDTPEGSAGKSCASCHDDPAESMRGVRAVYPKWDDDRQEVKTIAMQVNECRSERMGAEPYKYDSAPMAAMEALITVQSRGMPMNVAIDGPARETWEKGKEIYYTRYGQLQLACANCHEDNYGNMIRADHLSQGQTNGFPVYRLKNTKLNTVHGRFKGCIRDTRAETFAPGSPELVALELYVASRGNGLSVEGPSVRN
- the soxB gene encoding thiosulfohydrolase SoxB → MISRRDFLQTAMAASAIWGASAYGNWGRLAAQQALTQDQLLEFDTFGNVSLIHITDIHAQLKPIYFREPEVNLGVGPNKGAVPHLTGADFRKLYGIEDGSPSQYALTYDDFSALARAYGRMGGLDRVATVINAIRAARPDALLLDGGDTWHGSYTCHHTQGQDMVNVMNALRPDAMTFHWEFTLGSDRVREIVEGLPFAALGQNIFDAEWDEPAELFEPYRFFERGGVRIAVIGQAFPYMPIANPGWMFPEYSFGIRDQHMQEMVEEVRAQGAELVVLLSHNGFDVDKKMAAQVKGIDVILSGHTHDALPEPVLVGETIIVASGSNGKFVSRVDLDVRDGRMMGFRHRLIPVFSDVIAPDPEIAALIDEQRAPYADKLAEVIGQTDSLLYRRGNFNGSWDDLICDALMSERDAEIAMSPGVRWGPSLLPGQDITREDIFNVTSMSYGAAYRTEMTGEYLKIVLEDVGDNIFNPDPYYQQGGDMVRVGGLGYRIDITKPQGERISDMTLLRSGEAIDPARSYTVAGWASVNEGTEGPQIWDVVENHIRKQKTVSIPPNQSVTVVGA
- a CDS encoding DsrE family protein, which translates into the protein MKKRLAAAFMGILVATSALAEGVTHHIAVHVNVDDATVMNVALNNIANLNKYYQEQGDDLVVEVVTYGPGLNMVLAGKSPVADRISAMSLEMDNLTFAACANTHRAMSKKAGEDVVLLDEATMVPSGAVRLVELQEQGYSYLRP
- the soxC gene encoding sulfite dehydrogenase — translated: MSYRTSRRALLKGGMAAGAFAATTGTARAAESDPLITEPQFWAQGFGDGVDATPYGLPIEFESDVIRRNVEWLTADTISSINFTPIHALDGTITPQGCAFERHHSGAIELRKDDYRLMINGLVDKPLVFTYDDLERFPRENHVYFCECAANSGMEWAGAQLNGAQFTHGMIHNMEYTGVPLKTLLTEAGLGAAGDLAGKWVYVEGADASSNGRSIPMEKALEDCLVAFKANGEALRKEHGYPVRLVVPGWEGNMWVKWLRRIEVMDAPVEAREETSKYTDTLADGTSRKWTWVMDAKSVITSPSPQSPITHGGGPLVISGLAWSGHGAITRVDVSKDGGKTWQTARLARPGEKRALTRFYLDTDWDGQEMLLQSRAIDDTGYVQPTKDQLREVRGLNSIYHNNGIQTWLVNPDGKAENVEVS